A single region of the Amphiprion ocellaris isolate individual 3 ecotype Okinawa chromosome 4, ASM2253959v1, whole genome shotgun sequence genome encodes:
- the spcs3 gene encoding signal peptidase complex subunit 3, translating into MNTVLSRANSLFAFSLSVMAALTFGCFITTAFKDRRVPVDIHVSKVMLKNVDDFTGPRERSDLGFITFDLSADLQPIFDWNVKQLFLYLSAEYATKSNSLNQVVLWDKIVLRGENTKLNLRDMKSKYFFFDDGNGLRANKNITLTLSWNVVPNAGILPLVAGSGHVSLPFPDAYETTKSY; encoded by the exons ATGAATACTGTTCTGTCGAGAGCTAACTCTTTGTTCGCTTTCTCCCTGAGCGTCATGGCGGCCTTGACGTTCGGCTGCTTTATCACTACAGCTTTCAAAGACCGAAGAGTTCCTGTGGACATCCACGTCTCCAAAGTCATGCT gaagaacGTTGATGACTTTACTGGACCCAGAGAACGCAGTGATCTTGGTTTTATTACCTTTGACCTCTCTGCTG ATTTGCAGCCAATTTTTGACTGGAATGTTAAACAGCTGTTTCTCTATCTGTCTGCTGAGTATGCCACAAAGAGCAAT tctcTGAACCAGGTGGTGCTGTGGGATAAGATTGTTCTTCGAGGCGAAAACACCAAACTGAACCTCCGAGACATGAAGTCCAAATACTTCTTCTTTGATGATGGGAATGGACTCAG GGCCAATAAGAATATCACTCTAACGCTGTCCTGGAATGTTGTTCCCAACGCGGGAATCCTGCCCCTGGTGGCTGGAAGTGGACATGTCAGCCTACCTTTTCCGGATGCATACGAGACCACCAAGAGTTactag
- the LOC111567741 gene encoding snaclec VP12 subunit B-like yields MDVTVEEEKISWEDALSHCREKQTHLPSLLSETDQLLAQTEIKPNNISEQMWISLCFLGDCWMWVNSDPLEYETWSRQGDQDHQCPIRKCCGALTKDGLWENWDCQDKLNFICI; encoded by the coding sequence ATGGATGTGactgtggaggaggagaagatttCCTGGGAGGATGCTCTGAGCcactgcagagagaaacaaacTCATCTCCCCAGTCTGCTTTCTGAGACCGATCAGCTTCTGGCCCAGACTGAGATCAAGCCCAACAACATCAGTGAGCAGATGTGGATCAGCCTGTGTTTCCTGGGTGACTGCTGGATGTGGGTGAACAGTGACCCTCTGGAATATGAGACCTGGTCCAGACAAGGAGATCAGGACCACCAGTGTCCAATCAGGAAATGCTGTGGAGCTTTAACCAAAGACGGACTGTGGGAGAACTGGGACTGTCAAGACAAACTGAACTTTATCTGCATCTGA
- the LOC111567742 gene encoding histone H2B gives MPEPAKSAPKKGSKKAVTKSAGKGGKKRKRSRKESYAIYVYKVLKQVHPDTGISSKAMGIMNSFVSDIFERIAGEASRLAHYNKRSTITSREIQTAVRLLLPGELAKHAVSEGTKAVTKYTSSK, from the coding sequence ATGCCAGAACCAGCCAAGTCCGCCCCGAAGAAGGGCTCCAAGAAAGCGGTGACGAAGAGCGCCGGAAAGGGCggcaagaagaggaagaggagcaggaagGAGAGCTACGCCATCTACGTGTACAAGGTGCTGAAGCAGGTCCATCCCGACACCGGCATCTCATCCAAAGCCATGGGCATCATGAACTCGTTCGTCAGTGACATCTTCGAGCGTATCGCCGGCGAGGCCTCCCGCCTGGCTCACTACAACAAgcgctccaccatcacctccaggGAGATCCAGACCGCCGTCAGACTGCTGCTGCCCGGTGAGCTGGCCAAGCACGCCGTGTCTGAGGGGACCAAGGCCGTCACCAAGTACACCAGCTCCAAGTAA
- the LOC118470201 gene encoding histone H4, translating to MSGRGKGGKGLGKGGAKRHRKVLRDNIQGITKPAIRRLARRGGVKRISGLIYEETRGVLKVFLENVIRDAVTYTEHAKRKTVTAMDVVYALKRQGRTLYGFGG from the coding sequence ATGTCTGGAAGAGGCAAAGGAGGAAAAGGACTCGGTAAAGGAGGCGCCAAGCGTCACCGTAAAGTTCTCCGGGATAACATCCAGGGAATCACCAAGCCCGCTATCCGCCGTCTGGCTCGCCGTGGTGGAGTCAAGCGTATCTCGGGTCTGATCTACGAGGAGACCCGCGGTGTGTTGAAGGTGTTCTTGGAGAACGTCATCCGTGATGCCGTCACCTACACCGAGCACGCCAAGAGGAAGACGGTGACCGCCATGGATGTGGTGTACGCTCTGAAGAGGCAGGGCCGCACTCTGTACGGCTTTGGAGGTTAA
- the LOC118470200 gene encoding histone H1-like codes for MAEEAPAAAPAKAPAKAPKKKAVRSKTDGPSLPKLIVAAVAESKERKGISLAAIKKVLAAKKVDVAKSNKRINTAVTKMVTKGVLTQTKGTGASGSFKLAKKEPKASKPAKKVIKKKAPAKAKKPAASAKAKKPAAAKKAAAKKTAVKKSPKKATAKKVVKKTPKKSPKKPAAKKPKAATKKPTAKKSAAKKPAAKKAAKK; via the coding sequence ATGGCAGAAGAAGCTCCAGCAGCTGCACCGGCTAAAGCCCCGGCCAAAGCCCCGAAGAAGAAGGCGGTCCGGTCCAAGACGGACGGACCCAGCCTCCCGAAGCTGATCGTCGCCGCTGTGGCCGAGTCCAAGGAGCGGAAGGGGATCTCACTGGCTGCGATCAAGAAGGTGCTGGCGGCCAAGAAAGTGGATGTGGCGAAGTCCAACAAACGCATCAACACCGCCGTCACCAAGATGGTCACCAAGGGGGTTCTGACCCAGACTAAGGGTACCGGAGCCTCCGGTTCCTTCAAGCTCGCCAAGAAGGAGCCCAAAGCCTCCAAACCGGCCAAGAAGGTGATCAAGAAGAAGGCTCCCGCTAAAGCCAAGAAACCCGCCGCCTCCGCCAAAGCTAAGAAACCTGCCGCGGCCAAGAAGGCAGCAGCTAAAAAGACAGCGGTCAAGAAGTCCCCGAAGAAGGCAACGGCCAAGAAAGTCGTCAAGAAGACGCCGAAGAAGAGCCCCAAGAAGCCTGCCGCTAAGAAGCCCAAAGCTGCAACCAAAAAGCCCACAGCCAAGAAAAGTGCAGCCAAGAAGCCTGCAGCTAAGAAAGCTGCAAAGAAGTGA
- the LOC111567749 gene encoding histone H2B: MPEPAKSAPKKGSKKAVTKSAGKGGKKRKRSRKESYAIYVYKVLKQVHPDTGISSKAMGIMNSFVSDIFERIAGEASRLAHYNKRSTITSREIQTAVRLLLPGELAKHAVSEGTKAVTKYTSSK; this comes from the coding sequence ATGCCAGAACCAGCCAAGTCCGCCCCGAAGAAGGGCTCCAAGAAAGCGGTGACCAAGAGCGCCGGAAAGGGCggcaagaagaggaagagaagcagGAAGGAGAGCTACGCCATCTACGTGTACAAGGTGTTGAAGCAGGTCCATCCCGACACCGGCATCTCGTCCAAGGCCATGGGCATCATGAACTCGTTCGTCAGCGACATCTTCGAGCGTATCGCCGGCGAGGCCTCCCGCCTGGCTCACTACAACAAgcgctccaccatcacctccaggGAGATCCAGACCGCCGTCAGACTGCTGCTGCCCGGTGAGCTGGCCAAGCACGCCGTGTCTGAGGGGACCAAGGCCGTCACCAAGTACACCAGCTCCAAGTAA
- the LOC111567747 gene encoding histone H1-like, with translation MAEEAPAAAPAKAPAKSPKKKAVRSKTDGPSLPKLIVAAVAESKERKGISLAAIKKVLAAKKVDVAKSNKRINTAVTKMVTNGVLIQTKGTGASGSFKLAKTEPKVSKPAKKVIKKKAPAKAKKPAASAKAKKPAAAKKAAAKKTAVKKSPKKATAKKVVKKTPKKSPKKPAAKKPKAATKKPAAKKSAAKKPAAKKAAKK, from the coding sequence ATGGCAGAAGAAGCTCCAGCAGCTGCACCGGCTAAAGCCCCGGCCAAATCCCCGAAGAAGAAGGCGGTCCGGTCCAAGACGGACGGACCCAGCCTCCCGAAGCTGATCGTCGCCGCTGTGGCCGAGTCCAAGGAGCGGAAGGGGATCTCACTGGCTGCGATCAAGAAGGTGCTGGCGGCCAAGAAAGTGGATGTGGCGAAGTCCAACAAACGCATCAACACCGCCGTCACCAAGATGGTCACCAATGGGGTTTTGATCCAGACTAAGGGTACCGGAGCCTCCGGTTCCTTCAAGCTCGCCAAGACGGAGCCCAAAGTCTCCAAACCGGCCAAGAAGGTGATCAAGAAGAAGGCTCCCGCTAAAGCCAAGAAACCCGCCGCCTCCGCCAAAGCTAAGAAACCTGCCGCGGCCAAGAAGGCAGCAGCTAAGAAGACAGCGGTCAAGAAGTCCCCGAAGAAGGCAACGGCCAAGAAAGTCGTCAAGAAGACGCCGAAGAAGAGCCCCAAGAAGCCTGCCGCTAAGAAGCCCAAAGCTGCAACCAAGAAACCCGCAGCCAAGAAAAGTGCAGCCAAGAAGCCTGCAGCTAAGAAAGCTGCAAAGAAGTGA